In Diabrotica undecimpunctata isolate CICGRU chromosome 4, icDiaUnde3, whole genome shotgun sequence, a single genomic region encodes these proteins:
- the LOC140438596 gene encoding uncharacterized protein yields the protein MRKIWLERSNWDDHLSPNLLTQWNLFLQTLPHLSNLKIPRLLQNSSNVTSTQIHGFSDASLSAYGACVYLRTSHENGFISCNLISSKSRVSPVKVVTLPRLELLGVLLLSNLVTKILSVLIPSQSQINSVNLWTDSEVVLAWINSHPSRWSTFVANRVTQIQELTSNHTWRHVRSKDNPADILSRGATPLQLLDCDLWFNGPQFLSDPHFDFNLFVYNGPSSINVDELPELKRVTHLIRKPDSQVYDTLCKFSCFTRLQRAFAYCIRFIHNVRAKSHRRTGPLTPNELSSSELMIIKLTQSHFFSSEIQFLMDNRLLNDKSIRKLNPFLGSSQMIRVGGRLLFSDVSYDQKFPLLLPSKSHIVNLLLTREHRRLLHSGPQNTLSNVRLKFWPLDGLRQIKRIIQNCLTCYRFNAQVASQIMANLPRERVQIARPFINVGVDFGGPFPIKTSKLKRAPLNNSLIFQHTMFN from the coding sequence ATGAGAAAGATTTGGTTAGAAAGGTCGAATTGGGATGACCACCTCAGTCCAAATTTGCTTACACAATGGAATCTATTTTTACAAACACTTCCTCACCTCTCCAATCTCAAGATTCCTAGGTTGCTGCAAAATTCTAGCAATGTAACAAGTACTCAAATACATGGGTTTTCGGATGCAAGTCTTAGCGCGTATGGTGCTTGCGTTTATTTAAGAACATCACATGAAAATGGCTTTATCTCTTGCAATCTAATCTCCTCAAAGAGTCGTGTTAGTCCTGTAAAAGTTGTGACTCTTCCTCGATTAGAACTTCTAGGAGTATTATTACTCTCTAATCTTGTTACGAAGATTCTTTCTGTCTTGATTCCATCCCAATCTCAGATAAATTCTGTCAATTTATGGACAGATTCCGAAGTCGTCCTCGCATGGATTAATTCACACCCTTCTCGTTGGTCTACCTTTGTAGCCAATAGAGTAACTCAAATTCAAGAACTCACCTCCAACCATACATGGAGACATGTACGATCGAAAGACAACCCTGCGGATATATTATCTCGTGGTGCTACACCCTTGCAGTTGCTTGATTGTGATCTTTGGTTTAATGGTCCTCAATTTTTGTCAGATCCACACTTTGATTTCAACCTCTTTGTATATAATGGTCCTTCGAGTATTAATGTTGATGAACTGCCTGAACTCAAAAGGGTTACTCATCTGATCAGAAAACCAGATTCACAAGTGTATGATACCCTCTGCAAATTTTCATGTTTCACTCGACTTCAGAGAGCTTTTGCATACTGCATTCGTTTTATTCACAATGTAAGAGCTAAGTCTCATAGACGTACAGGTCCTCTCACTCCAAATGAACTCTCTAGTTCTGAGTTAATGATTATCAAATTGACCCAGTCTCATTTCTTCAGTTCGGAAATCCAATTTTTAATGGATAATCGTCTGCTTAACGATAAGTCTATTCGTAAATTGAATCCCTTTCTAGGTTCGTCTCAAATGATACGAGTAGGCGGTCGTCTTCTCTTTTCAGATGTTTCTTATGATCAGAAATTCCCTCTACTGTTGCCCTCAAAATCACATATTGTCAATTTATTACTTACCCGAGAACATCGAAGACTTCTACATTCTGGCCCTCAAAATACACTGTCCAATGTTAGATTGAAATTCTGGCCTCTTGATGGTCTTCGACAAATCaaacgtataatacaaaattgtcTCACTTGTTACCGTTTTAACGCACAAGTCGCTTCCCAAATCATGGCTAATCTCCCGAGGGAAAGAGTTCAAATTGCACGTCCATTTATAAACGTTGGAGTTGATTTTGGTGGTCCATTTCCAATCAAGACCTCTAAACTCAAGAGAGCTCCCCTTAATAATTCGCTCATTTTTCAACACACAATGTTCAATTAA